A window of Gammaproteobacteria bacterium contains these coding sequences:
- the def gene encoding peptide deformylase, whose amino-acid sequence MTVLDILTYPDVRLKRESLPVETFDTALRTFVAELEATRLAGPGAVGIAAPQVGRPQRIVIVDVSQMKRPVPNHGHLVLVNPEITAWDGYAVGREGCLSVPDYTGNVIRAERIQLVACDPYGQRLEFAMDGFEARAVQHELDHLDGLLFLDRLVSRRNDLFRRKTYR is encoded by the coding sequence ATGACCGTGCTCGATATCCTCACCTACCCGGATGTGCGTCTGAAGCGGGAATCCCTGCCGGTCGAGACCTTCGATACCGCGCTGCGCACCTTCGTCGCCGAGCTCGAGGCGACGCGCCTGGCCGGTCCCGGTGCGGTCGGCATTGCCGCCCCGCAGGTCGGCCGACCGCAGCGCATCGTCATCGTCGACGTCTCCCAGATGAAGCGCCCTGTCCCCAATCACGGCCACCTCGTGCTGGTGAACCCGGAGATCACCGCCTGGGACGGCTATGCCGTCGGCCGCGAGGGCTGCCTGTCGGTGCCGGACTACACCGGCAATGTCATCCGTGCCGAGCGGATCCAACTGGTTGCCTGCGATCCGTACGGGCAGCGCCTGGAGTTCGCCATGGACGGCTTCGAGGCGCGTGCCGTGCAGCACGAGCTGGATCACCTCGACGGTCTGCTGTTCCTCGATCGCCTGGTCAGCCGGCGCAACGACCTGTTCCGCCGCAAGACGTACCGATAA